A window of the Gordonia humi genome harbors these coding sequences:
- a CDS encoding SURF1 family cytochrome oxidase biogenesis protein — MNRLRTLTRPAWLLAAVATLGFTLACLLVLAPWQLGKNAAVHQRNETIADPTAPIPIEELRSPDASPLATDEWRMVTMTGRYLPDREIVLRRRSAQGRSAVEIVSPFQLPDGTTIMVNRGYLLRGADDPTDAPAPPTGDTTVVGRLRAPEDTGRFSLPRVDDDEVVAYALDPTRLGDAVGLRVPPMAVQLVADQPGVLGVVAPPEPDAGPYLSYGVQWIAFGVLAPLGLVYAALAYTRRKPDPRHRPTALTTKEG; from the coding sequence GTGAACCGTCTCCGTACCCTGACACGGCCGGCCTGGCTGCTCGCCGCCGTCGCCACCCTGGGTTTCACACTCGCGTGTCTGCTCGTCCTCGCGCCGTGGCAGCTCGGCAAGAACGCCGCGGTCCACCAGCGGAACGAGACGATCGCCGACCCGACGGCCCCGATTCCGATCGAGGAGTTGCGGTCGCCGGACGCCTCTCCCCTCGCGACCGACGAGTGGCGCATGGTGACCATGACCGGCCGCTATCTGCCCGATCGGGAGATCGTCCTGCGTCGACGCTCCGCGCAGGGTCGCTCCGCCGTCGAGATCGTCAGCCCGTTCCAGCTGCCCGACGGAACGACGATCATGGTGAACCGCGGATACCTGCTCCGCGGGGCCGATGATCCGACGGACGCTCCGGCGCCGCCGACGGGCGACACGACCGTCGTCGGTCGGCTCCGTGCGCCCGAGGACACCGGGCGGTTCTCACTTCCGCGGGTCGACGACGACGAGGTCGTCGCTTATGCGCTCGACCCGACCCGCCTCGGCGACGCCGTCGGTCTGCGCGTCCCGCCGATGGCCGTGCAACTGGTCGCCGACCAGCCGGGGGTGCTCGGCGTCGTCGCTCCGCCCGAACCGGACGCCGGACCCTACCTGTCGTACGGCGTGCAGTGGATCGCATTCGGCGTCCTCGCGCCCCTCGGCCTCGTCTACGCCGCCCTCGCCTACACCCGGCGCAAGCCGGACCCGCGCCACAGGCCCACCGCACTGACCACGAAGGAAGGCTAA
- a CDS encoding molybdopterin-dependent oxidoreductase, protein MTTHESGRTGSYPESLVPQSDPVGVTDERVDIREFAGGLPQHKARLPQIRIGTRWYNPWLALIVVSAVGALVFIAICQQLRQYDWMQSFMDTYPGTSDSYAQTVDSGFPAWLRWQHLLNAIFMLFIIRAGIQILADHPRLYLNSGSTPGTDWLRIRGPIPADRLDQSRPDKVWTAKDDAVALPKWLGIPGIRHSIGLARWVHFSFDLLWLINGTVFVVLLFVTDQWHRLIPTSWTVFPNALSAAIQYGSLDFPANEGYTNFNGLQIIAYFLTIFVVAPLAPITGLLQAPAVAAKLGTGRGPLNRQVARTLHFFVLAWMVFFILVHTVMVFVTGLVGNLNHIVLGANTQSLWPLLVYVLVMIAVVAVWLAASPFTLRYPRLVQKTGRFLVGWIKGLMEWSNPRADYSEKDISPYFWPNGTIPVSDRYREMRSNNWSDYTLLVNGLVENPTTFTYRQLLDMPKHEQITQHFCIQGWSAVGKWGGVRMADILKIVQPTPEAKYAVFYSMAYGGDGPAAGRYYDCHKIEHMSRDLTILAYEMNGEPLTETHGAPLRLRNEDELGFKQVKWIEAIEFVESFEHIGRGQGGYNEDHEFYGYRMPI, encoded by the coding sequence GTGACCACACACGAGTCCGGACGCACCGGCTCTTATCCGGAGTCGCTCGTCCCCCAGTCCGATCCCGTCGGCGTGACGGACGAACGGGTCGACATCCGCGAGTTCGCCGGCGGCCTGCCCCAGCACAAGGCGCGGCTGCCTCAGATTCGGATCGGCACCCGCTGGTACAACCCGTGGCTCGCATTGATCGTCGTCTCGGCGGTCGGCGCCCTCGTCTTCATCGCGATCTGCCAACAACTGCGCCAGTACGACTGGATGCAGAGTTTCATGGACACCTACCCCGGTACGTCCGACAGCTACGCGCAGACCGTCGACTCGGGTTTCCCGGCCTGGCTGCGTTGGCAGCATCTGCTCAACGCGATCTTCATGCTGTTCATCATCCGCGCGGGCATCCAGATCCTCGCCGATCACCCTCGCCTCTATCTGAACTCGGGCAGCACCCCCGGCACCGACTGGTTGCGCATCCGCGGACCTATTCCGGCCGACCGGCTCGACCAGAGCCGGCCGGACAAGGTCTGGACCGCCAAAGACGACGCCGTCGCCCTCCCGAAGTGGCTCGGCATCCCCGGTATCCGGCACTCCATCGGGCTCGCCCGCTGGGTGCACTTCAGCTTCGACCTGCTCTGGCTGATCAACGGGACGGTGTTCGTCGTCCTGCTGTTCGTCACCGACCAGTGGCACCGTCTGATCCCCACGTCGTGGACCGTCTTCCCGAACGCTCTGTCGGCGGCGATCCAGTACGGGTCGCTCGACTTCCCCGCCAATGAGGGCTACACGAATTTCAACGGCCTGCAGATCATCGCCTACTTTCTGACGATCTTCGTCGTCGCGCCCCTCGCACCGATCACCGGTCTGCTGCAGGCCCCGGCCGTCGCGGCGAAGCTCGGCACCGGACGCGGCCCGCTCAACCGCCAGGTGGCCCGCACACTGCACTTCTTCGTCCTCGCCTGGATGGTGTTCTTCATCCTCGTGCACACCGTGATGGTGTTCGTGACCGGTCTCGTCGGGAACCTGAACCACATCGTCCTGGGCGCGAACACCCAGTCACTGTGGCCCCTGCTCGTCTACGTCCTGGTGATGATCGCCGTCGTCGCGGTGTGGCTGGCGGCGAGCCCGTTCACCCTGCGCTATCCGCGACTCGTACAGAAGACCGGTCGCTTCCTGGTCGGGTGGATCAAGGGGCTGATGGAGTGGAGCAATCCGCGCGCGGACTACTCCGAGAAGGACATCTCGCCGTACTTCTGGCCCAACGGCACCATCCCGGTGTCGGACCGGTACCGCGAGATGCGGTCGAACAACTGGAGCGACTACACCCTCCTGGTGAACGGTCTCGTCGAGAACCCCACGACGTTCACGTACCGACAGCTCCTGGACATGCCCAAACACGAGCAGATCACCCAGCACTTCTGCATTCAGGGCTGGTCGGCGGTCGGCAAGTGGGGCGGCGTCCGGATGGCCGACATCCTGAAGATCGTGCAGCCCACGCCCGAGGCCAAGTACGCGGTCTTCTACTCGATGGCCTACGGCGGCGACGGCCCCGCCGCCGGACGGTACTACGACTGCCACAAGATCGAGCACATGAGCCGCGATCTGACGATTCTGGCGTACGAGATGAACGGTGAACCCCTCACCGAGACGCACGGTGCGCCGCTGCGCCTGCGCAACGAGGACGAACTCGGGTTCAAGCAGGTCAAGTGGATCGAGGCGATCGAGTTCGTCGAGTCGTTCGAGCACATCGGCCGCGGCCAGGGCGGCTACAACGAAGACCACGAGTTCTACGGCTACCGGATGCCGATCTGA
- a CDS encoding NAD-dependent succinate-semialdehyde dehydrogenase yields the protein MTDKQTLLSSVPTGLWIDGASVPAASGKTFPVTDPATGDVLVEIADAGVDDVRRAFDIAVTAGRAWATTPPRERGEILRAAFEAVIARTDDFAMLMTLEMGKILSESVGEVNYGAEFLRWFSEEAVRIHGHTSTAPAGNGEIVVVKEPVGPVLAVTPWNFPLAMGTRKIGPALAAGCPIVVKPARDTPLTMLLLAQVFADAGLPPGVLTVLQTTHSGDVSSTLMADHRLRKISFTGSTGVGRVLIRQSADQILRTSMELGGNAPFLVFDDADLDAAVEGAMAAKMRNGGEACTSANRFIVQNGIRPAFTEALTARLAAMRVGPGYDADSDLGPIVNAKQVDHIAGLVDEAVTAGATLHTGGRRVDGPGSFYEPTLLTDVPAGCAILTEEIFGPVIVISGFDTDDEAITRANDTDYGLASYFFTRDLDRAKRVARALDYGLVGVNRGVISDPAAPFGGVKHSGIGVEGGFEGIEEYLDTKYIALTS from the coding sequence ATGACTGACAAGCAGACCCTCCTCTCATCCGTGCCCACCGGCCTGTGGATCGACGGCGCATCGGTCCCCGCCGCCTCCGGCAAGACGTTCCCGGTCACCGATCCGGCCACCGGCGACGTCCTGGTGGAGATCGCCGACGCCGGCGTCGACGACGTGCGGCGTGCCTTCGACATCGCGGTGACCGCCGGGCGGGCGTGGGCGACGACCCCGCCGCGCGAACGGGGTGAGATCCTGCGCGCCGCCTTCGAAGCCGTGATCGCGCGCACGGACGACTTCGCGATGCTCATGACATTGGAGATGGGCAAGATCCTGTCCGAGAGCGTCGGCGAGGTGAACTACGGCGCCGAGTTCCTCCGCTGGTTCAGCGAGGAGGCCGTCCGGATCCACGGCCACACGTCGACGGCTCCCGCGGGCAACGGGGAGATCGTCGTCGTCAAGGAGCCCGTCGGCCCGGTGCTCGCGGTGACGCCCTGGAACTTCCCGCTCGCGATGGGCACCCGCAAGATCGGTCCGGCCCTGGCCGCGGGATGCCCGATCGTGGTGAAACCCGCCCGCGACACTCCGCTCACCATGCTGTTGCTCGCGCAGGTGTTCGCCGACGCGGGACTGCCGCCCGGAGTGCTCACCGTCCTGCAGACCACGCATTCGGGCGACGTGTCGAGCACGTTGATGGCCGATCACCGTCTCCGGAAGATCTCGTTCACCGGGTCGACCGGCGTCGGGCGCGTGCTGATCCGCCAGTCCGCCGACCAGATCCTGCGCACCTCGATGGAGTTGGGCGGCAACGCACCGTTCCTCGTCTTCGACGACGCCGATCTCGACGCCGCCGTCGAGGGCGCCATGGCCGCCAAGATGCGCAACGGCGGCGAGGCCTGCACCTCGGCCAACCGTTTCATCGTGCAGAACGGCATCAGGCCCGCATTCACCGAGGCGCTCACCGCGCGTCTGGCCGCGATGAGGGTCGGCCCCGGATACGACGCCGACAGCGACCTCGGTCCCATCGTCAACGCCAAGCAGGTCGATCACATCGCCGGACTGGTCGACGAGGCCGTCACCGCGGGCGCCACGCTGCACACCGGCGGTCGCCGCGTCGACGGTCCGGGCAGCTTCTACGAGCCCACCTTGTTGACCGACGTGCCGGCGGGCTGCGCGATCCTGACCGAGGAGATCTTCGGGCCGGTGATCGTGATCTCCGGTTTCGACACCGACGACGAGGCGATCACCCGGGCCAACGACACCGACTACGGACTCGCGTCGTACTTCTTCACTCGTGACCTCGACCGCGCTAAGAGAGTGGCGCGCGCCCTCGACTACGGCCTGGTCGGGGTGAACCGCGGCGTCATCTCCGACCCGGCGGCGCCGTTCGGCGGCGTCAAGCACTCGGGTATCGGCGTCGAAGGCGGATTCGAGGGCATCGAGGAGTACCTCGACACCAAGTACATCGCGCTGACCAGCTGA
- a CDS encoding FMN-binding glutamate synthase family protein has protein sequence MVRWLTVLATWIVGAAGIVLTVMMSPWWLFLAVPLLLIALLGTYDLLQSHHSILRNYPVLGHFRFLLEFIRPEIQQYFIERDSDGTPYDRSTRTTLYERAKNVKDVDAYGTQRDVYRPGYEFVRHSIGARPAVEGTPRVRIGGPDCTQPYDMALFNVSAMSFGALSANAIRALNTGAKRGGFIHDTGEGGLSPYHLEPGGDLIWELGTAYFGCRTADGHFDPDMFAQKVTAPSVKCVSIKLSQGAKPGLGGVMPGPKVTPEIAEMRLVEPHKTVVSPPSHNRFHSPEGLCEFIGQLRELSGGKPVGFKLCVGSRSEFLGICKAMLTTGIAPDFIIVDGAEGGTGAAPIEFEDNVGMPLTEGLMTVHNALVGVGLRDRIRIGASGKVTNGIDIVKRVIQGADFTLAARAMMMAVGCIQAQECQTNRCPVGVATQDTKRSRALDVPDKAERVYNLQRHVVDNAKQFVASMGLEDFDDLHPSMLMRTVGPNESRSYADLYEWLAPGELLSDPPQSWREDWEVARTDAFVLSAAHHPDPSRRTPAITTVNGKLAV, from the coding sequence ATGGTCCGATGGCTCACCGTTCTCGCGACGTGGATAGTCGGCGCCGCCGGAATCGTCTTGACCGTCATGATGTCCCCGTGGTGGCTGTTCCTCGCGGTGCCGCTGCTACTGATCGCACTGCTCGGCACCTACGATCTGCTGCAGTCCCACCACAGCATCCTGCGGAACTACCCGGTACTCGGGCACTTCCGGTTCCTGCTCGAGTTCATCCGCCCGGAGATCCAGCAGTACTTCATCGAACGAGACAGCGACGGCACCCCGTACGACCGGAGTACGCGCACCACGCTGTACGAGCGCGCCAAGAACGTCAAGGACGTCGACGCCTACGGCACCCAGCGCGACGTGTACCGCCCCGGCTACGAGTTCGTCCGTCACTCGATCGGTGCCCGCCCCGCCGTCGAGGGCACCCCGCGCGTGCGCATCGGCGGACCGGACTGCACTCAGCCGTACGACATGGCCCTGTTCAACGTGTCGGCAATGAGCTTCGGAGCCCTGTCGGCCAACGCGATCCGCGCGCTCAACACCGGAGCCAAACGCGGCGGCTTCATCCACGACACCGGAGAGGGCGGGCTGAGCCCGTACCACCTGGAACCGGGCGGAGATCTCATCTGGGAACTCGGCACCGCGTACTTCGGCTGCCGGACCGCGGACGGTCACTTCGACCCGGACATGTTCGCGCAGAAGGTCACCGCGCCATCGGTCAAATGCGTGTCGATCAAGCTGTCGCAGGGCGCCAAGCCGGGGCTCGGCGGCGTCATGCCCGGTCCGAAGGTGACTCCGGAGATCGCCGAGATGCGTCTGGTGGAGCCGCACAAGACCGTCGTCTCCCCGCCGTCGCACAACCGCTTCCACAGTCCGGAGGGACTGTGCGAGTTCATCGGGCAGCTCCGTGAACTGTCCGGCGGCAAGCCGGTCGGTTTCAAGCTGTGCGTCGGCTCGCGCAGCGAGTTCCTCGGCATCTGCAAGGCCATGCTGACGACCGGCATCGCCCCGGACTTCATCATCGTCGACGGCGCCGAAGGCGGCACCGGCGCCGCCCCGATCGAGTTCGAGGACAATGTCGGTATGCCGTTGACCGAGGGCCTGATGACCGTCCACAACGCGCTCGTCGGTGTCGGTCTGCGGGACCGGATCCGGATCGGCGCCTCGGGCAAGGTCACCAACGGCATCGACATCGTCAAGCGAGTCATCCAGGGCGCCGACTTCACGCTCGCCGCGCGCGCCATGATGATGGCGGTCGGCTGCATCCAGGCGCAGGAGTGCCAGACCAACCGGTGCCCGGTGGGCGTGGCCACACAGGACACGAAGCGGTCGCGGGCACTCGACGTTCCGGACAAGGCCGAACGCGTCTACAACCTGCAACGCCACGTCGTCGACAACGCCAAGCAGTTCGTCGCGTCGATGGGGTTGGAGGACTTCGACGACCTGCACCCGTCGATGCTGATGCGGACGGTGGGACCGAACGAGTCCCGCTCGTACGCCGACCTCTACGAGTGGCTGGCCCCGGGCGAGCTGCTGTCCGATCCGCCGCAGTCGTGGCGAGAGGACTGGGAGGTCGCCCGGACGGACGCGTTCGTCCTGTCCGCCGCCCACCACCCCGATCCCAGCAGGCGCACCCCGGCGATCACCACCGTCAACGGCAAGCTCGCCGTCTGA
- the mdlC gene encoding benzoylformate decarboxylase has product MPTVREATFDLLRELGLTTVFGNPGSTEETFLQNYPDDFRYVLGIHEASVIGAADGYAQATRKPALVNVHTSAGAANAMGTLLSAFQNRTPLIVTAGQQTRDMLLLDPWLANHDPQTILQPYVKWAYQPVRPEDVPAAFMRAYAVALQPPAGPVFLSIPLDDWDADCPIPLAVRSVAERVAPDPARLAEFAQAFAAAENPALVLGSDVARGDGWQQAVALAERLGVKVWAAPSSERPPFPEDHPLYAGGLPFAQGLLSEKLTGHDVILVIGASVFRYYPWVPGPYIPEGSRLLHITSDPDESGRAPVGDSLIGDAVLAIEALTTLVPRRSTQITVERQEHGMAPHPPIEGSIDDPADDGPMSARALFRVLRGASPDDTVLVEETPSNLADLHAEWPITRPDSFYAFASGALGWDLPAAVGVALAERDSGRNRPVLAVIGDGSMQYSVQALYTAARQELPLVVVVPANSEYAILKAFGALENSPNVPGLDIPGIRPAVLAQGYGAEGVVARTPSEVRAALAQAWTRSGPTLIEVPIDPSVPKLA; this is encoded by the coding sequence ATGCCAACCGTACGCGAGGCCACCTTCGACCTCCTCCGCGAACTCGGTCTGACCACCGTGTTCGGCAATCCCGGCTCCACCGAGGAGACGTTCCTGCAGAACTACCCGGACGACTTCCGGTACGTCCTCGGCATCCACGAGGCGTCGGTGATCGGCGCCGCCGACGGCTATGCGCAGGCCACTCGCAAGCCGGCGCTGGTCAACGTGCACACGTCGGCGGGTGCCGCGAACGCGATGGGCACCCTGCTCAGCGCGTTTCAGAATCGGACACCGCTGATCGTCACCGCCGGTCAGCAGACCCGGGACATGCTGCTGCTCGATCCGTGGCTGGCCAATCACGATCCGCAGACCATCCTGCAGCCGTATGTGAAGTGGGCGTATCAGCCGGTCCGTCCCGAGGACGTGCCCGCGGCGTTCATGCGCGCGTACGCCGTCGCACTGCAGCCGCCGGCCGGTCCGGTCTTCCTGTCGATTCCGCTGGACGACTGGGACGCCGACTGTCCGATCCCGCTGGCCGTCCGTTCGGTCGCCGAGCGAGTGGCGCCGGATCCGGCGCGGCTCGCCGAGTTCGCTCAGGCGTTCGCGGCAGCCGAGAATCCGGCGCTGGTATTGGGCTCGGACGTCGCACGCGGCGACGGCTGGCAGCAGGCGGTGGCCCTCGCCGAACGGCTCGGAGTCAAGGTGTGGGCGGCGCCGAGCAGTGAACGGCCGCCGTTCCCCGAGGACCACCCGCTGTACGCGGGCGGTCTGCCGTTCGCGCAGGGGCTGCTGTCCGAGAAGCTCACCGGTCACGATGTCATCCTGGTGATCGGCGCGTCGGTGTTCCGCTACTACCCGTGGGTGCCCGGCCCCTACATCCCCGAGGGCTCCCGCCTGCTGCACATCACGTCCGATCCGGACGAGTCCGGGCGAGCACCGGTCGGCGACAGCCTCATCGGCGACGCCGTGCTCGCGATCGAGGCGCTGACCACTCTGGTTCCGCGGCGGTCGACGCAGATCACCGTCGAGCGGCAGGAGCACGGCATGGCGCCGCATCCGCCGATCGAGGGCTCGATCGACGATCCCGCCGACGACGGTCCGATGTCGGCACGCGCCCTGTTCCGAGTCCTGCGCGGCGCCAGTCCCGACGACACGGTGCTCGTGGAGGAGACGCCGTCGAATCTGGCCGATCTGCATGCCGAGTGGCCGATCACCCGGCCGGACTCGTTCTACGCGTTCGCCAGCGGCGCACTGGGCTGGGATCTGCCCGCGGCGGTCGGCGTCGCGCTCGCCGAGCGCGACAGCGGACGCAATCGTCCGGTCCTCGCGGTGATCGGCGACGGTTCGATGCAGTACTCGGTCCAAGCGCTCTACACGGCCGCACGGCAGGAGCTGCCGCTGGTCGTCGTCGTACCCGCCAACAGCGAGTACGCGATCCTCAAGGCGTTCGGCGCCCTCGAGAACAGTCCGAACGTTCCGGGCCTGGACATCCCCGGAATCCGACCGGCGGTTCTGGCGCAGGGCTACGGCGCCGAGGGCGTCGTCGCCCGGACGCCGTCGGAGGTCAGGGCGGCACTGGCGCAGGCGTGGACCCGCTCGGGTCCGACGCTGATCGAGGTGCCGATCGATCCGTCGGTTCCGAAGCTCGCCTGA
- a CDS encoding NAD(P)/FAD-dependent oxidoreductase, protein MSDTVRDYQVIIVGAGFAGVAAAQRLAKERIRTLLIDRNNYQQFQPLLYQVATAQLAANDVAAPLRSLFRKHPSVRVLTAEVSSIDARDRSVTLPDGTVFRSDVLVISAGAEVNYFGTPGADEFSYPLYSVDDATALASSLVEQLDRADTAAATHGDCEPIDVVVVGGGPTGVETAGAIGETIERVLPHYFHDAVPRRCTVHLVDHGDTVLKPFSEKLQRYTRRSLERLGVVMLMGTGVSEVRADGVTLSDGSTLPAHVVVWAGGLKARSVVASAGLETGRGGRVDVDADLTAPGVPGVYVLGDAANIPDGSGGTLPQLGSVAMQSGKWAGRNIVADLTGGQRRPFGYVDKGFMAMIGRMSAVAEVGPKRIELTGPLAFASWLAVHAALLPQARARIGALASWPRDYLSRSRSQFVVGNRPR, encoded by the coding sequence ATGTCCGACACCGTCCGCGACTATCAGGTCATCATCGTCGGCGCCGGGTTCGCCGGTGTGGCAGCCGCACAGCGTCTGGCCAAGGAGCGGATTCGAACCCTGCTCATCGACCGCAACAACTATCAGCAGTTCCAGCCGTTGCTCTACCAGGTCGCCACCGCGCAGCTGGCCGCCAACGATGTCGCGGCCCCGCTGAGGTCGCTGTTCCGCAAGCATCCGAGTGTCCGTGTCCTCACCGCCGAGGTGAGTTCGATCGATGCGCGCGACCGCTCGGTGACGCTGCCCGACGGCACCGTGTTCCGGTCGGACGTCCTGGTGATCTCGGCGGGCGCCGAGGTCAACTACTTCGGCACACCGGGCGCCGACGAGTTCAGTTACCCGCTGTACTCGGTGGACGATGCGACCGCGCTCGCGAGCAGCCTGGTCGAGCAACTCGACCGTGCCGACACGGCGGCGGCCACGCACGGCGACTGCGAACCGATCGACGTCGTCGTGGTCGGCGGCGGCCCCACCGGAGTGGAGACCGCGGGAGCGATCGGCGAGACCATCGAACGCGTGCTGCCGCATTACTTCCACGACGCCGTCCCCCGTCGCTGCACCGTCCACCTGGTGGACCACGGCGACACAGTCCTCAAACCGTTCTCCGAGAAGCTGCAGCGGTACACCCGCCGCAGCCTGGAGAGGCTCGGGGTCGTGATGCTGATGGGCACCGGCGTCAGCGAGGTCCGCGCCGACGGCGTCACGCTCTCCGACGGAAGCACTCTGCCCGCGCACGTCGTCGTCTGGGCGGGCGGCCTCAAGGCCCGGTCGGTGGTGGCGAGCGCGGGCCTGGAGACCGGCCGCGGCGGCCGCGTCGACGTCGACGCGGATCTGACCGCGCCCGGGGTCCCCGGCGTCTACGTCCTCGGCGACGCGGCGAACATCCCCGATGGGTCGGGCGGAACACTGCCGCAGTTGGGATCGGTTGCCATGCAGTCCGGGAAGTGGGCGGGACGCAACATCGTCGCCGATCTGACCGGCGGACAGCGACGCCCGTTCGGTTACGTCGACAAGGGGTTCATGGCGATGATCGGCCGCATGTCCGCCGTCGCCGAGGTCGGCCCCAAACGGATCGAACTCACGGGGCCGCTCGCCTTCGCGAGCTGGCTGGCCGTTCACGCCGCGCTCCTCCCGCAGGCGCGGGCCCGGATCGGCGCCCTGGCGAGCTGGCCGCGCGACTACCTGTCCCGCAGCCGCTCTCAGTTCGTCGTCGGCAACCGGCCGCGTTGA